The genome window CGCATGCCCCCGTGCGTCATGAGCCTGGCTCGAAGACGAGGCGCACGGCGCTGCCCTTCGGGACGGGCGCGCCGGGCTGGGGGTTCTGCCGAACGAGGCGCCCCGTGCCCTCGATCTCGGGGACGAGCCCAACCGCCCCCACCGCGCGCACGGCGTCGCGCGCGCCGAGGCCGCTCGCGTCCGGGACGCGCACTGTGTTGGGTGGCGGCGGCCCCATGGTGGCCGACTCCGACGGCGGGTCGGCGGTGGTCTTCGGGCGGAGCGCGGCGAGCGTCACGTCGGCGGGATCTCCGGTGCGCGACACCGCGCCGATGCGCGGGGCGGAGTGGGTGGGCGGCACGCCGAGGTACCGCAAGCTCGACTCGGCGACGCGCCGGAAGACGGGGCCCGCGAGGTCGCCGCCGTAGCGGCCGATCATCGGCTCGTCGAGGACGACGGCGACCACCAGGCGCGGCTTCTCGGCGGGCACGAAGCCGACGAACGACGCGGTGTACTTGTCGTCCGAGTAGCGACCCGTGGCAGGGTCGACCTTCTGCGCGGTCGAGGTCTTGCCGGCCACGCGGTAACCCTTCATCGCCGCCTCGACGCCGGTGCCGCCCTCTTCGACGACCGCGGTGAGCATCTCCGACATCATCTTCGCGACGTGCGGTGGCACGGCCTCTCTCCGCACGTGAGGGGGCCACTCCCGCACGATCCCGCCGCGCGCGTCGGTGATCTTGCGCACCAAAATGGGCTCCATCAGCTTGCCGCCGTTCGCGATGGCGGACATCGCCACCGCGAGCTGCACGGTGGTCACGCTCACACCCTGCCCGAAAGACGCGTTGGCGGTCTCGACGTCGTACCAGGGGCGCCCGCGCGGGCGGAGCACTCCGGCCGCCTCGCCCGGGAGCGGGAGGCCCGTGGGCTCTCCGAAGCCGAAGCGCCGATACCCGGCGTAGAGCGCCGGCTCGCCGAGGTTCAGCGCGATCTTGAGCGTGCCGATGTTGGAGCTCTTCGCGAGGATCTGCGTCGGCGAGAGCCACTCCGACACGTGGGTGTCGTGGATGGTGACGTTCGCGAGCTTGAACGTGCCCTTCTCGCAATAGATCTGCTCTGTAGGCTTCAGGGAGCCCGCGGCCAAGGCCGTGGAGAGCGTGAACACCTTCATGACCGAGCCAGGCTCGAAGCGGTCGGTGACGACCCGATCGCGCCGCGCCTCGACCGACGAGTCGCCGTAGTCGTTGGGGTTGAAGCCCGGCGTGGACGCGAGCGCGAGGATCTCCCCGGTCATCGGGTCCATGACCACGAGCATGGCGCCCTTGGTCTCGTAGGTCCGCTGCGCCACGTCGAGCTCGCGCTCGACCACGTGCTGGATGCCCTCGTCGACCGCGAGGTGGAGGTCGTGCCCCGCGAGCGCCTGCTCGTTCGTCGCGCCCTCCGAGAAGATCAGGCGCCCGGCGCGATCGCGGAGTCCGTGCACCTCCTCGACGTGCCCGCGGAGCTCCTCGTTCAGCGCGAGCTCGAGGCCGTCCTTGCCCTCGCCGTCCGGGGCGACGAAGCCGAGCACCGACCCCAAGAGCTCGCGACCCGGGTAATAGCGTTTGCCCTCTCCCTCGATCGCGAGCCCCTTGACCGGCTTCTGCCCCGGCGCCTGCGCCTTCGGATCGCCGAGCGCGCGCACGGCCGCCGCCTCGTCGCCGGGGATGCGCCGCTTCAGCCAGATGAACCGGCGGCGCGACACGAGCTTCTGGCGGACCTCTTCGGGGTCGAGTTTGAGCGCCGCGCCGATGCGCGCGGCGGCGTCGTGGATGACCTCGGCCTGCGCCGCGGGCTTGTCGACGCCGCGGAGCAGCTCGACGACGTCGACGGTGACGCTCGGCACCTCGACGCTGACCGCGAGCGCGGCGCCGTTTCGATCGTGGATGCTCCCCCGCTTCGGCTCGACGTGAAGTCGCCGCTGGCGCTGGTTCTCGGCGGTCTCGCGCCAGGACCGGCCGTCCTCGACTTGCACGCGGTACGCGCTGGAGACGACCCCGCCGACGCCGACGGCCATGATCCCCGAGAGGATGCCCATCCGCAGGCGCATCCACCGCGCGCGCTCCGGCGGCAGGTTCTTCACGGCGAGCTCTCCCGACCGTCCCGACCGTCCCGACCGTCCCGACCGTCCCGACCGTCCCGACCGTCCCGACCGTCCCGACCGTCCCGACCGTCCCCTTGCGCGGTCTTCCCGCTCGCAGGCGGGCGCTCGCGCGGGTCTTCCTGACGGTCGACGCGGTCCGGCGTGACGGGCGCGAGGATGACCACGCGATCGGGCGTCGGGGGCTCCATGCCGAGGAGCGTTCGCGAGACCATCTCCACGCGCTCGGGCGTCTGGTAGCTGGCGGACTCGAGCTCGAGCACGCGCTTCACCTCGCGCAGGCGCGCCTGCTCCGCGCGGCTTCGGCCAATCTCGTAGCCGAGCGCGACCGTGCGGCCGCGGAGCGCGAGGTGCACCACGAAGGCGCTCGCCGTCGCGAGGACCGCGAGGGTCCACATGACGAGGAAGGTTCGTGAGCGCTTCACGCTCCGAGTCATGGTTGGCTCCGATCGGGGGGGGCGCCCTCGTCGGGCACGAGCCGCGCGGCGCGCAGCTTCGCGCTCCTCGAGCGCGGGTTCGACAGGCACTCCTCGTCGCCGGCCATCGAGGGCCGCTTCGTGAGCGCCGAGAGCGGGCCGCCGATGAACGCCCGCTTCACGAGGCGATCCTCATGGGAGTGGAAGCTCAGGACCGCCGCCGTGCCGCCGATCTCGAGCACGTCGGGGAGCGCGGCCAGCAACGACTCGAGCTCGCGCAGCTCCTCGTTCACCTTGATGCGAAGCGCCTGGAAGGTGCGCGTCGCGGGGTCGACGCCGCCGACGCGGGCGGGGCCTACGGCACGGACGATCGCGCGCCGCAGGTCGAGCGTCGTCACGAGCTCGCCCGCGTCGTGCGCGCGCTTCACGCTCCGCGCGATGCGCCTCGAGCGGCGCTCGTCGCCGTACCGGAAGATCACGTCCGCGAGCTCCTCGTCGGAGAGCTCCGCGATGACGTCGAGCGCCGTGGCGCCCGAGGTCTGGTCCATGCGCATGTCGATCGGCCCCTCGCGGCGGAAGCTCATCCCGCGAGCCGCCTCGTCGAGCTGGGGCGAGCTCACGCCGAGATCCGCGCACAGCCCCTGGACGCGCCCGACACCGAGCTCGGTGAGCGCTTCACGCACGCGGCCGAACGTGGTCTTCACGAGCGTGACGCGGTCGCCGAAGGAGGCGAGGCTGCGCCGGGCAGCGTCGAGCGCCACGTCGTCGCGATCGAACGCGATGACGCGGACGTCGGGCGACCGCTCGAGGAGCGCGCGCGTGTGTCCGCCGCCGCCCAGCGTGGCGTCGACGAAGAGGCCCCCGCTGTCGGGCGCGAGCGCGTCGCACACCTCGCGGAGCATGACCGTGGTGTGCTCGAACTCTTGCGGCAAGGCGTCCTCCAGGGGATCGTCGGTCCAGACCCACTCCACCTCTCCGCTCGCGACGTCGCCGTCCGCGGGCACGTCGAGGCCTGGCAGAGCCAGCTGCTTGACGGGCGCGCCGGTCACAGGCCGAGCTCCGCGAGACGCGAGGCGATGACCTCTCGCTCGTCCTCGGTGGTCTCGAAGTGGGTCTTCCAGGTGGCCCGATCCCACAGCTCCGCGTACTTGCCGGACCCCGCCCAGAGGACGTCTTTGGCGAGCCCCGCGTGCTCCCTCAGGGTCGGCGGGACGAGGATGCGCCCAGACTCGTCCACGTCGCACTCGACCGCGCCGGAGACGTAGATGCGGCGGAGCTTCTGCACCGCGCGATCGAACTGCGGCAGCTTCGCGAGGCGCTCCTCGAACGCGGCCCACTCCGGCGGCGTGTAGGCCACGAGGCACGGGTCGAGGCCGCTCGTGAGGACGATGCGGCGCTCGGAGATGGACGCGAGGACGTCACGGTACCGAGCCGGCAGGCTCGTCCGTCCCTTCCCGTCCATCGTGTGCTCGTACCGCCCGCGAAACACGCCGCCCTCAGCTCCCCGAAGTCCCCGCTACGGGCGCCGATGGGGTCGGCCTGCCGTAGCTTGGTACTTCTTGCCACTTCATCCCACTTCAAGGGCCACCCTATGGAGTTCGCGGTCGGGGTGTCAACAATCGCGGGTGCTTTGTTGCCCACAAGCTAGGACATGTGCGACGGGGCGCTGCGCGAGCGCCGACGGCGCGCGTGTTCAGGGCCATGAGGACCTTATCCATGGTGCGCCATGGTGCGTGGGGTGGGCCAAGCTCCCGGCGCGCGACGGCGGCTGCGCCAAACTCTTGGACGGCGCCTCCGCGGGACAAAAACGAGGCGCGCCCGAGACGTCGAGCGTCATCGGGCGCGGAGGGCGACACGCGTTCAGCCT of Myxococcales bacterium contains these proteins:
- a CDS encoding cell division protein FtsL; this translates as MKRSRTFLVMWTLAVLATASAFVVHLALRGRTVALGYEIGRSRAEQARLREVKRVLELESASYQTPERVEMVSRTLLGMEPPTPDRVVILAPVTPDRVDRQEDPRERPPASGKTAQGDGRDGRDGRDGRDGRDGRDGRDGRDGRESSP
- the rsmH gene encoding 16S rRNA (cytosine(1402)-N(4))-methyltransferase RsmH, which encodes MLREVCDALAPDSGGLFVDATLGGGGHTRALLERSPDVRVIAFDRDDVALDAARRSLASFGDRVTLVKTTFGRVREALTELGVGRVQGLCADLGVSSPQLDEAARGMSFRREGPIDMRMDQTSGATALDVIAELSDEELADVIFRYGDERRSRRIARSVKRAHDAGELVTTLDLRRAIVRAVGPARVGGVDPATRTFQALRIKVNEELRELESLLAALPDVLEIGGTAAVLSFHSHEDRLVKRAFIGGPLSALTKRPSMAGDEECLSNPRSRSAKLRAARLVPDEGAPPDRSQP
- a CDS encoding transpeptidase family protein, producing MKNLPPERARWMRLRMGILSGIMAVGVGGVVSSAYRVQVEDGRSWRETAENQRQRRLHVEPKRGSIHDRNGAALAVSVEVPSVTVDVVELLRGVDKPAAQAEVIHDAAARIGAALKLDPEEVRQKLVSRRRFIWLKRRIPGDEAAAVRALGDPKAQAPGQKPVKGLAIEGEGKRYYPGRELLGSVLGFVAPDGEGKDGLELALNEELRGHVEEVHGLRDRAGRLIFSEGATNEQALAGHDLHLAVDEGIQHVVERELDVAQRTYETKGAMLVVMDPMTGEILALASTPGFNPNDYGDSSVEARRDRVVTDRFEPGSVMKVFTLSTALAAGSLKPTEQIYCEKGTFKLANVTIHDTHVSEWLSPTQILAKSSNIGTLKIALNLGEPALYAGYRRFGFGEPTGLPLPGEAAGVLRPRGRPWYDVETANASFGQGVSVTTVQLAVAMSAIANGGKLMEPILVRKITDARGGIVREWPPHVRREAVPPHVAKMMSEMLTAVVEEGGTGVEAAMKGYRVAGKTSTAQKVDPATGRYSDDKYTASFVGFVPAEKPRLVVAVVLDEPMIGRYGGDLAGPVFRRVAESSLRYLGVPPTHSAPRIGAVSRTGDPADVTLAALRPKTTADPPSESATMGPPPPNTVRVPDASGLGARDAVRAVGAVGLVPEIEGTGRLVRQNPQPGAPVPKGSAVRLVFEPGS
- the mraZ gene encoding division/cell wall cluster transcriptional repressor MraZ gives rise to the protein MFRGRYEHTMDGKGRTSLPARYRDVLASISERRIVLTSGLDPCLVAYTPPEWAAFEERLAKLPQFDRAVQKLRRIYVSGAVECDVDESGRILVPPTLREHAGLAKDVLWAGSGKYAELWDRATWKTHFETTEDEREVIASRLAELGL